A region of the Chaetodon trifascialis isolate fChaTrf1 chromosome 7, fChaTrf1.hap1, whole genome shotgun sequence genome:
tgtgcatgtgtggtttgGATGTGGAGGTGGTAACTTACACCTGTCACTTACTGTAGTCTGTATCTGTATAttttaaagcttgttttttgcttcaaggtgtgtgtgtgtgtgtgtgtgtgtgtaactgtgtagCCTACCTGTCGCTTTGACTGAACAGGTGGGGCCTCATGCATGGGATCTAGACAGCCAGTCCGCCACCCTGACTGTGGTCAGGCTCACTGTGCTCAACAtgcagtctgtgctgcaggctcAGAGAAGTTGTGGTTGGATGTCGATGTACTTACTGTCTATCTATCTCACCATTTGACATATTTCACTAAACTATTTTACACcattacaaaaacaacaggagagcggacaaataaaaaagaacacCTGACTATGAGATGCTTTGCAACGACAACATTCACAGATTACAAAATATCTCCCCGATCAGTAGCCAAAATTTGAGACTGTAAATTTTAAAAAGGCAATACTCTTTTAAATACTGTTATGTTGCATTGTGTTAAGGTGTTACTGATATTATGTCTGAATTTTATGGATCTCTTATGAATACAAATCGCAACGCATCCTTTCATCAGTCCACTTCACTTCTAAGACATGAATCGAAGTCTCACAGACGTAGGCTTTGTCGGACTCTTTTGCCGAATTAACTGTTAACTCGGATGCAATTTCTATCCACGGCTGAGTCCATCTGGGAGTCTGGGATTTGTAGTTTCTTACGCCGTCCAAGTACGTCAGCGGAAGTAGTTTGAGCGAGGTCACATTGGTCCAGTTTTGTAATGTTTTGATGAACACCACCACAATGGAGGCAGCTAACACAGGtattaaacatttgaaatgctcGACGCACTTGTCACGACATAACTTTAGACAACCTGTGTCGCTCTTTATTCGGCTTTGTTCAGCTCGGTGCGTTCAGGAAACACTGCTGAATGTCTGTGGACTcctgaagctaacgttagctagctagttaaCCTGACACGGCTATCTGTACGTAACGTTGCATGATTCTGCATGTTGGTCCACGAGCTCATATGTTCACCGCCTTCTTCTATGGTTTGAAAGTTGCCTTTATGTGCGTTCAGTCGTCTGCACGAATGTAAATTAATGAATAATAGTGATGATGTAGCCCCAGAATATGTCTCACATATGTGTGAGTGCTGAAGCAAAAGGCTCATAATTAACCGGTGGTGGAGGAAGTCAGATCTTTTACTTTTAGTAAAAGTACTATTGCCACTGTTActattttaaaataatgtgtTACATGTTAACGTCATGCTGTGAAGATgttactcaagtaaaagcatGTGAATATGATCAGAAAATGTCCTTTAAGGTTcaaatgtcccctgtgactgtggtGCTATTCcatattatcatcattattattagacATGCGTTAATGTAAAAAGaggattttactgttgcagTAGATTGAGGTGGAGCTCGTTTTGAACTTTTTTGCTTAGCACTGCGTAGGACTGCTACTCCAGTAACTGATGGtacttgttttgtccaactgaCAGTCCAGACCTCAAAATAGACCAGATCTTAAAAAGTAATAAGAAGCATGTACTGGGGCTAATGTTGATGCTGACCTGATGGTTCTGATAGTTCACCCGTacgtctgtctttgtttttgtcctgcttTCCCAGAGGAGATCCATCTGAGACATGTGGAGAAAGATGTCCTCATCCCCAAGATGATGAGGGAGAAAGCCAAGGAGCGCTGCGCTGAGAAAGTTGAAGGTATatatgtgtgagtgagagatTGTTCGAGTTACATATCCTGGTTAACTTCATGCCTGCAAgacaattttttgttttttcctagCAGACATTTTGATATATCAGGTGCATTAAATAGCATTAATAACAGTGACAGTCAGTTTAGTCAAGCCAGTTCCAGCTCCTTGGGGTCGTGTACATTGGCTCACTGGAATGGCTTCTGAGAAGTGAGCCATCATTAATGAAATCATAACACCTGTGCTCTTCCTGCTGTGACACATCTAAatctctgctgtgaaaaaggtggGTAAGTGGGTATGAAGCTGGAGCAGACTGTATATTTTGCCATCAGAAATAATTACGTCAAGTCAATATTGAATTCTCCAATGCAAGTGTTTCaagtgtgtatacacacacacacacacacacacacacacacacacacacacacagaaatgagagTGGTTTGCTCTCAAATGACTGTACATAGTAGATTTATGTTATGCTAGCAGCTACCTTTATCAGTCTCACCATATGTTTGGAGTTGTAGTTTAGACTAATTTAGCTTGGTTTGTAGCTAGTTGGAGTGGAACCAGTAGTTAGCATGGTAGCAAGACACCATTGCAATTCCTAAACGGGAGCTATACTTCCTCTGTGAACACACGGCCTTCTGAGACTAtaaggctgcacacacacacacacacacacacacacacacacacacacacacacacacacacatatatgacTACTTGTAATATAGCATATGCCTTTCGGTGGCTGCGATGACATTCAGATACTCCTCACTCTctcgcacacacgcatgcacacgcacgcacacaagaGATCTGCTTctcacaacaccagatgaactaCGTCGCACCCACTCAAGTTAAAAACAAGGCAAAATATATTATTTAGAAAAGATGACAGTCACACTAGTGATTAaattatttaataatttaatgtcTATTTGCAAAATCTAAAATCATGTCGATCCCTAGTATATAAAAAAATCTAAGTAATAATGattgaattccatttagctgctttacgtttcagggtcctggtattgtgctTGCTGGCTTACTGTCACACTGTCTTGACTTACTGGCTCACATGAATAGAACAAAGCCATTGTTACTCTCATAAGAGTGATCTGTGCTTTTCCCAcaatgacaaattaaaatgtttggtGTGAGAAAAGCCAGTTGTATCAATGAGACCAGACAAAATATTTCAGACACCTCTCGGGCCAATGCAACAAAAGCTCAATGTCATTAACTTCATGTAGGTAGGATTTATTGTAGGGCTGTTATCTTCCACTGCATTAATTTTATCTTGGTGTGCCGAagaaactggcaactgagtgtatcCTGTATTATCAATGTAACAGAGAAGGGATTATATCTGAACCAAAATATTAGCATACTGGTCACAGAGTACTACTCTTCTTGTTCCTCGCCTACTAGAAACcagttgtacattttaaaatccaAGCGGATGAAGGCTTTCAGTGTGAATTGTTTTAATTTAAGGGGTGTATTTTCCATACTTATTGTAGAAAATATACACCCACAACCAACTCAAATTCAGTCCTTATATTTTCTAGAATATAAAAgtttaagaaaaataaacttcacACATTACTTGTACTGCTTGTTCACTTAAGGCACAAGTATTACTACCAAAGCCTCACATCactggtgtgtttgcatgtcattGAAGTAGACTTAGACTTTACTATATTGATCCTAATTTCAAAAaatcttttgttgcagcagcaggttaaagaTACACATAAGTATGACATGATCATTCATTTAGTCCCCCATTCCAATCATTTAAACGTGAATAAGTTATATTAAGCCTTCTTTGATAGCCTGTTCACCTCacttttttacactttttgtgCGACCTACATTTAATCCATTGGTTGTCCAACAGAAAATACGACTCTCAGCTTTCATGTACTTATTTTAATCCAACCTAAACATTCTGTCTGCAGCCATAAAAATGCcactcttcttcttgttctgttGTGACTCTTCATGGTGAAACGGTTTCCCACCACCATGAACCCCCACTTCCTTTTCATGTCTTTGATTTAAGGAGGGGGCCAATTAGCATGACACCCCTTGCCACTTTGCCTGCTTGGAAAcggtggctgcaggttttctcaTGTATGCCCTGACTACTGTAGCAACACATCAGCCAGATGATGATGAGGTTATGTGGTTTCTTGAAATCTGATGACTGCCTTTATGAGCTGTTGTGTGCTGCTCATGCGTGGAGTCAGTGCACATGCAGCCTGAAGTGATGGGACAGACAGTGGCCGTGTGGGTAGTGGAAACCCCCCTCACATTACTAGCTTCTCGTTCCACTCATTTTCACACCTTCACGTCCGCCCTCTATCATTTcattctgtatgtttgtgtctgcactgggctcctgtgtgtgtgtgggtctataattatgttttacaaagaaaagagaaaaaaaaaaagaatctgcgagtgtgttttcctgtgttatCTGCCTCAGTAGATATGCCTCTAAACACCCCACGGTTGTATTTTGTAGGTTGTGCTTTGTTGTTGAAGCAGATACCACTCAGGTATCACTGACTTGTACACATCTTTTTAGTTTTACCTGACATGATTTTTCCTATTGCATTGATGATTAACATCAGTACTCTCACATGTCTTCCAGAACCAAACAATTGAGTATGCCATCAACCCACATATTCAATTAGAAACTACTTTCACATTGACATTGACAACTGTCGTGTTTTTGCAATACTTTGATTTGCAGCTACTTGCTGGAGTCTGTGGCAGCTTGCAGATTGAGTTCATTAGGTCTGTCTCTGGAATCCCATCATCCAAAATGGAGAATGAAAACAACTCCTGTTCCTGTTTCCTTattcattaatttcatttttcagaaatgCACAAATCTTGCTGAAaaatttattttctgttctaaCTGTATGAGAGTTTCACACCTTATATCTTCCAATGAAGGTCGAAGTCTCTGTAAGCATTCAAACGCCAAACTGTACTTTAagaatggcaaaaaaaaaaaaaaaacagctttaaggGAAGGTCAGGTATCATGCCTTTAGAAGCGCCTCCTCTGGCATAACGCTCGTCTCATATTTGTCTTTTGGTGCTGCGATCAGAAAGGCAACCTTGTGCGGCATCTATCGGTACCATGGGACAGGGATGAGGCACTCGCTGATTAGATTAGTCGCACTGTTCTGCTTCTCTAAAttggttttgctgttgttttttcacatcTGCATCCTGAtgaaagtgtctgtgtgataacCATACTGATGTCACTGATAAAGGTAATTATGATATCAGTTGTTTGAAAGGGGACATGGGAGGGCAGTGGTTTTAATTAAATCCTCGAGAAAGAGCTTGCTAATAAGGTGAAGACTCGGAGTCTTCAACGCCTTGTTTACGGTGAGGACCTTGCACATTACATCTAGAATACACCACCAGCCAGGGCACAGTGTCACTGATGCAGTTTTGTGAAAGGGCTTTTCATATGTATCTCAATTGAcagtagggctgggtgatacagctgaaaactgtatcacgatataagttttatcggtcgatatcgataattattgatattttttatgacctatttaaaataaggaccaggagaaaaatacattcaatttaaacatttttatttaaaatttaaccttcctctgattataatcccctcagctatcaaggcagaaaggatagtctgctgcttgtgcggtggtgctgcggttggcggacgttggcgaatacggctgcgctccaaagagtgagcgcggctaagtttgtggtattaccggtcttagTGGGGAtgtcttgcataagttacagaccacattggtctgactacggtccgacttataaaatccaaaaaactccatactggcgagctgactttccctgttctatcgacaatttcttcgcttgctgcaggactcactttctatttctcatctcactcctcgcaaagcatcaaacacgagacaacgagatggcgcaactgAACTATTATTTTTAACTGagtttaactgtgttttttcaAAGTCACAATATGACTCTCCACCTTATATTATCCATCAAGACACCTGCATGTTGTGTAGGCTACCAGCAAATCCCAGGCATGTGACTTTGTTTGTAAGAGAACTCAACCCCTACACAGCACGAGGAGACATATCCCGCATCACCAAACCATATTTACTGTCAGAACAGAACCTATATTTAATTCTCTGGGACTCAGAGGGTTCATATTGGTGTCTGGTAGACTGTTAAGGAGCCAATGTGGAAACTGGGCAACTGCAAATACAACTGCTCTATAGCCAGGACATCTAGGTTCAGTGCTTGTGTGAACAAGGAAGCATGGGTTTGAGTTTGATAAGAGGCATGGCAATGTAGCTTATCACCAGGTTCCTTCTTGTGGTGGAGTGCCAACATGAGGTGTGCTATTTCTGCTAatttcaccctctctctcttccaccttcttctccacctctctccagCCTTCAACCACTGCTGTAAAGAAACTGGTTTCTTCATGGTGTTTAAGTGCCGAGAGCAGAATGCTGCACTGAAGGAATGTCTGACAGTACAGTAAGTATTTTGCAGTTTCTTCTCATGCAGTAAGATGTCTCTCATGCAGTAAGATGTCTCCCCATCTTACTGccaccaacatcttttttatgGGCTTACACACTCTCTCAGCTACCTTGCTGACCCTCTCAACTGTTGCTCATCAAGTTTCAGCAGTCTCAAAACCTTATTATCACCATCAAAGTGATTGTCATACGAGGCTACCTTaattctgtaaaataaatactttattGTCTGTCATCCACCAGCTTTAAGGACCCTGCGTTCTTCGAGGAGTGTAAGCAGGAGTACATCCAAGAGAGACTGGAGTTTGAGAGGACGGGGATCCGAGCAAAGAACAGGGAACAAAAACTCCCAGCTAGCATGTAATGAACACCGTGACACTCAAACAACTTTCTTCTTTTGAAGGTAAAGGTGTGGAGTGTGATGCTCTGGCTGTAACCAGTCCTGCAAGTCCTGCACACCCAGGATACATGGTCATCTGTCAGAGTTACTCAAAGAGGCACAAGCCTGCATATTCTATTGAAAGCTGTGTAATTAATGTCTGAAACTACTCTGTGGTATATAATCAAAATAATGCCCATTTTTGTGTTCTGTATATTTGCAAAATGTCCTCTGTCAGATAGTGAGAACGATCTTCCCCTTTGATTGAATCAGCAGCATTTACATTATATCTACCAATGAGCTTATTGACTGATTAAACATACAGGAAGATATGGTACAGTCACCTCcatgctgcagctctggaggCATGCAGTCATCAATTGAGGGATGCTCAGTATCCGCTAAACACTTTatcttgtgttcatattgtccATGCAGTGCCAGCACAAGCGAGCCTGTTAATCTGCAGAGGAATGTGTTAATTAACATACAAAGAATTTCAGAAGGATGtggaaatgagagaaatgtgCACAGAGATCTGACATCTTACCAAGTGATGAACTGTGTGATCACGTGACAtgcactgtaaataaaacaatattcacTTGTGAAGTGTAAATCAGTGGTAAAttagagaaaacagaaaatgtcgATGAATGCGTTATGATACAGAACTTTAAAGAACTTCAAACATCCGTTTTTATTCAAACATGAATGACGTGTGTTCCTTAGAGATTGACTGGAGAAAATGTCAAGAATAGATTTTAAGTTTCGGGGGAAATGTTCTGAGTACATTTTGTTAATGTGTTGGCTTTAATTAGCACAGCTTTGGTTGGatgttttctgcatttgaatttttgtattttgatatTGTGCTTGACGCTGAGTTGAGCTGAACATCGGCCTCAGTCAGAACCGCCTGAATTTAACTTCTTCATAAGTGTTACTTTATTCAATCAGCTGTGTTATAATTTATGAAAGATaattgaaaaagtgaaaaaaaagtgTGGTTCGTTTTTGTTCCATTATAAGTACTTTAccttttcatgtgttcattgtgCTTTCACATGAGCCACAGTGTTCAGGCCATCTCTCGTGATTACTCCGTGTTCTCAGTGTGCACTCAGATGGATCAAAGATGGCACGTTGTGAGTGAAGGTGTCAGTGAGTGACTGTGGTGGAGTATCACTGACATACATGACAAGCGCAGTCATCTCCTAGTTCTTTGCATATGTTTTCTATTTGGTGGCAGCTGAATTGACCCGACAGTTCTAGTCCATGGATAATACAAGGCAGGTGGCTGCCTTACATTTAAGGTTATTGAAGACATATCAGTAGGCAGCGCTTGTAAACTGGACATTACTTAATGCACAGTGAGAAATTACAGGTGGATGACTAGTTTTTAAGTAATGGCAAATGCTCCTCATTAGAATCTACAATTGCTTGTCTGCAACATTTCGAAACCCTAAGGTGTTCAATTTGTAACAGTATGactcagagaaaagcagcaaatgttcacaACGAGAAGCCAGAACCCAGAaaatttcagcatttttaaaggACGTGACTCGAACCTTTAGTTGATTGTTCACATGTTCTGATCAGCCAGTTGATAAATTTCTATTTGCAGTATGGGCACATTATGGTGGACAGGAGGAAGTGTTGCAGAGA
Encoded here:
- the cmc1 gene encoding COX assembly mitochondrial protein homolog — translated: MNTTTMEAANTEEIHLRHVEKDVLIPKMMREKAKERCAEKVEAFNHCCKETGFFMVFKCREQNAALKECLTVHFKDPAFFEECKQEYIQERLEFERTGIRAKNREQKLPASM